One part of the Xylanimonas allomyrinae genome encodes these proteins:
- a CDS encoding glutamine amidotransferase, whose translation MKPFLLLATREQDDAADGEYGAVLRYGGLATDRVHRVRLEQAPMPRVDLADYSGVIVGGGPFNASDPAESKSAVQRRVEREFAVLLDEVVDRDFPFLGLCYGVGTLGTHEGAVVDRTYGEIIGPVTIELTPDGAADPLLAGLPPRFDALVGHKEAVRDLPPHAVRLASSSGCPVQMFRVRSNLYATQFHPELDVEGLRERITIYRDHGYFAPEEYQETLDRASSRTIMHPHRILRAFVERYAGD comes from the coding sequence ATGAAGCCCTTTCTGCTGCTCGCGACCCGCGAGCAGGACGACGCCGCCGACGGTGAGTACGGTGCCGTGCTCCGCTACGGGGGCCTTGCGACCGACCGCGTGCATCGCGTCCGCCTCGAACAGGCGCCCATGCCGCGCGTCGACCTCGCCGACTACTCGGGTGTCATCGTGGGCGGCGGCCCGTTCAACGCCTCAGACCCGGCGGAGTCCAAGTCCGCCGTCCAGAGGCGGGTCGAGCGCGAGTTCGCGGTGCTGCTCGACGAGGTCGTCGACCGCGACTTCCCCTTCCTGGGCCTGTGCTACGGCGTCGGCACCCTCGGAACGCACGAGGGCGCCGTCGTCGACCGCACGTACGGCGAGATCATCGGCCCCGTCACGATCGAACTCACACCCGACGGCGCCGCCGACCCGCTGCTGGCCGGGCTCCCGCCACGCTTCGATGCACTCGTCGGGCACAAGGAGGCCGTCCGCGACCTGCCCCCGCACGCCGTGCGGCTCGCGTCGTCGTCGGGCTGCCCCGTGCAGATGTTCCGCGTCCGCAGCAACCTGTACGCGACGCAGTTCCACCCGGAGCTCGACGTCGAGGGACTCCGGGAACGCATCACGATCTACCGCGACCACGGGTACTTCGCGCCCGAGGAGTACCAGGAGACGCTGGACCGGGCGTCGTCGCGCACGATCATGCACCCCCACCGCATCCTGCGGGCCTTCGTCGAGCGCTACGCCGGAGACTGA
- the mgtE gene encoding magnesium transporter, whose amino-acid sequence MSAPTGEPTMPQPVTHATPPPAPHRAGGSASLRTLVENGDFAAAQDWLVTHQVWEVVDAIDRMGAVDAVAAFRLLPSDRAFDVFEDLEPSRQQAVLEVMRGAEFSAFVDSLDPDDRARMLGELPAKVARRVLEGLSPSERTMTATLLGYPEDSAGRYMTPQVVVLHERLTVAAALARVRERGADAETVYTLPVVDAERRLTGVVELRELLLTDDAATVADLVVTHPPRVRATEPAEAAARLMADSNVRDLPVVDAEDRLLGLLTFDDADEVIEEAETEDAARQGGARRWEGHYMAVSVLQLAGTRAVWLVLLLAVSLLTVTVAYGFEEALEEVAALALFIPLLIGTGGKVGTQASSACVRALAIGEVRPSDIARVTLREAGTGLLLGTGLGVLAIGAGLFFAGLDVAIVVGVSLLLICLLGALVGGISPLVARRLGIDPALVSAPVVTTVVDVLGLLIYFVVASLLLGI is encoded by the coding sequence GTGTCCGCGCCCACGGGGGAGCCCACCATGCCGCAGCCGGTCACCCATGCCACACCGCCCCCAGCACCGCACCGGGCTGGCGGGTCCGCTTCGTTGCGGACGCTTGTCGAGAACGGTGACTTCGCCGCCGCCCAGGACTGGCTGGTCACCCACCAGGTCTGGGAGGTGGTCGACGCCATCGACCGGATGGGCGCCGTCGACGCCGTCGCCGCGTTCCGGCTCCTTCCGTCGGACCGTGCGTTCGACGTCTTCGAGGACCTCGAGCCGAGCCGCCAGCAGGCGGTTCTCGAGGTGATGCGCGGCGCCGAGTTCAGCGCGTTCGTCGACTCGCTGGACCCGGACGACCGCGCCCGCATGCTCGGCGAGCTGCCCGCCAAGGTCGCCCGACGCGTTCTTGAGGGCCTCAGCCCGTCCGAGCGCACGATGACGGCGACACTGCTCGGCTACCCCGAGGACTCCGCGGGCAGGTACATGACGCCGCAGGTCGTGGTGCTCCATGAGCGCCTCACCGTCGCGGCCGCGCTCGCGCGGGTCCGCGAGCGCGGCGCGGACGCCGAGACCGTCTACACGCTTCCCGTCGTCGACGCCGAGCGCCGCCTCACCGGCGTCGTCGAGCTGCGTGAGCTGCTGCTGACCGACGACGCCGCCACGGTCGCCGACCTGGTCGTCACGCACCCCCCGCGCGTGCGGGCGACCGAGCCGGCCGAGGCCGCGGCGCGCCTCATGGCCGACTCCAACGTGCGTGACCTGCCGGTGGTCGACGCCGAGGACCGCCTGCTGGGGCTGCTCACCTTCGACGACGCCGACGAGGTCATCGAGGAGGCAGAGACCGAGGATGCGGCACGTCAGGGCGGTGCCCGCCGCTGGGAGGGCCACTACATGGCCGTCTCGGTGCTCCAGCTCGCCGGCACACGAGCCGTGTGGCTGGTGCTGCTGCTCGCCGTCTCGCTGCTGACGGTCACGGTCGCCTACGGGTTCGAGGAGGCGCTCGAAGAGGTGGCGGCGCTCGCCCTGTTCATCCCCCTGCTCATCGGGACGGGTGGCAAGGTCGGCACGCAGGCGTCGTCGGCGTGTGTTCGTGCGCTCGCGATCGGCGAGGTCAGGCCGTCCGACATCGCGCGTGTGACGCTGCGCGAGGCCGGGACGGGCCTGCTGCTCGGAACCGGCCTCGGAGTTCTCGCGATCGGCGCGGGCCTGTTCTTCGCCGGGCTCGACGTCGCGATCGTCGTCGGCGTGTCGCTGCTGCTGATCTGCCTGCTCGGCGCACTGGTCGGCGGTATCAGCCCGCTCGTGGCCCGACGTCTGGGGATCGACCCCGCGCTCGTGTCCGCGCCGGTCGTGACGACTGTCGTCGACGTGCTGGGGCTGCTGATCTACTTCGTCGTCGCGAGCCTCCTGCTGGGAATCTGA
- the poxB gene encoding ubiquinone-dependent pyruvate dehydrogenase: MTTVAKNMVDTLVAAGVKRVYGIPGDSLNGFTDALRGSGIDWVHVRHEEAAAFAAGAEAALTGEIAVAVGSAGPGNLHLINGLFDAQRSRVPVLAIAAHIPTAEIGSGYFQETHPQELFREASVYSEYVSSPTQMPRILRTAIQTAIEKRGVAVVVIPGDIALAEAEDTTVTPIRATTPRILPSQAELAEAAALLTDAGRVTILAGAGAQHAHDQVVALAERLAAPVVHTLRSKEFVEHDNPYDVGMTGLLGFSSGYRAMEDADTLLMLGTDFPYRAFLPEKAKVIQIDLRGEHLGRRVPLTLGLVGDVGETIDALLPLLDEAGSARGQKPDRARDRARDRAHLDDSLAHYAKTRTKLDDLATPRKGDLPLHPQYVARLIDELAADDAVFIPDVGSPVIWAARYLTMNGKRSMLGSFIHGSMANAVPQAVGAAAATGRQVVTLSGDGGVAMLLGELLTLTQNELPVKVVVFNNSSLNFVELEMKSAGFVTHTTGLKNPSLAAIAEAAGLKAFRVERSADLKGALAEAFAYDGPALVDVVTERQELTIPPSVKLDQAKGFALYTLRTLLSGRGDELVDLTRANLRQVF; the protein is encoded by the coding sequence ATGACCACCGTCGCCAAGAACATGGTCGACACCCTCGTCGCAGCCGGCGTGAAGCGCGTCTACGGCATCCCGGGCGACTCCCTCAACGGCTTCACCGATGCGCTGCGCGGTTCCGGCATCGACTGGGTGCACGTGCGCCACGAGGAGGCGGCAGCGTTCGCGGCCGGCGCCGAGGCCGCCCTCACCGGCGAGATCGCCGTCGCCGTCGGCAGCGCCGGGCCCGGCAACCTGCACCTCATCAACGGTCTGTTCGACGCCCAGCGTTCGCGTGTGCCCGTGCTGGCGATCGCCGCGCACATCCCGACCGCCGAGATCGGTAGCGGCTACTTCCAGGAGACGCACCCGCAGGAGCTGTTCCGGGAGGCCTCCGTGTACTCGGAGTACGTCTCGTCGCCGACGCAGATGCCGCGCATCCTGCGCACCGCCATCCAGACGGCGATCGAGAAGCGGGGCGTCGCCGTCGTCGTCATTCCCGGGGACATCGCGCTCGCCGAGGCCGAGGACACGACGGTCACCCCGATCCGGGCGACGACGCCGCGCATCCTGCCGTCGCAGGCCGAGCTCGCAGAGGCCGCCGCGCTGCTCACGGACGCCGGGCGGGTCACGATCCTCGCCGGGGCCGGTGCGCAGCACGCGCACGACCAGGTGGTCGCGCTCGCGGAGAGGCTCGCCGCGCCCGTCGTCCACACGCTGCGCTCCAAGGAGTTCGTCGAGCATGACAACCCGTACGACGTCGGCATGACGGGCCTGCTCGGGTTCTCGTCCGGGTACCGGGCCATGGAGGACGCCGACACGCTGCTCATGCTCGGCACCGACTTCCCCTACCGGGCGTTCCTGCCCGAGAAGGCCAAGGTCATCCAGATCGACCTGCGCGGCGAGCACCTCGGCCGACGGGTGCCGCTGACGCTCGGCCTCGTCGGCGACGTCGGCGAGACGATCGACGCGCTGCTGCCGCTGCTCGACGAGGCCGGCAGCGCGCGGGGACAGAAACCGGACCGGGCGCGCGACCGGGCGCGCGATCGCGCGCACCTCGACGACTCCCTCGCCCACTATGCGAAGACGCGCACCAAGCTCGACGACCTCGCAACCCCGCGCAAGGGCGACCTGCCGCTGCACCCGCAGTACGTCGCGCGGCTCATCGACGAGCTGGCAGCCGACGACGCCGTCTTCATCCCCGACGTCGGCTCGCCCGTCATCTGGGCTGCTCGCTACCTGACGATGAACGGGAAGCGCTCGATGCTGGGCTCGTTCATCCACGGCTCGATGGCCAACGCCGTGCCGCAGGCCGTCGGCGCGGCCGCCGCGACCGGCCGCCAGGTGGTCACGCTCTCGGGCGACGGCGGGGTCGCCATGCTGCTCGGCGAGCTGCTCACGCTCACGCAGAACGAGCTGCCCGTGAAGGTCGTCGTCTTCAACAACTCGTCGCTCAACTTCGTCGAGCTGGAGATGAAGTCCGCCGGGTTCGTCACCCACACCACGGGCCTGAAGAACCCGTCGCTCGCCGCGATCGCCGAGGCCGCCGGGCTCAAGGCGTTCCGGGTGGAACGGTCGGCCGACCTCAAGGGGGCCCTCGCGGAGGCGTTCGCCTACGACGGGCCTGCGCTCGTGGACGTCGTGACCGAGCGTCAGGAACTCACCATCCCGCCGTCGGTCAAGCTCGACCAGGCCAAGGGCTTCGCGCTCTACACGCTGCGCACGCTGCTGTCGGGACGCGGAGACGAGCTCGTCGACCTGACACGAGCGAACCTGCGGCAGGTCTTCTGA
- a CDS encoding TetR/AcrR family transcriptional regulator → MAVLDAAADLALGTACVPTIDAVASRAGVSRTTIYKWWPSSAAVLAEALLERFHESIEFDDGLAVRDALTLQVDALVRLLRDTPAGALLRQLLAAAASDERLGRALLAQWMDPRRESAVHHVRRGIEQGDLRADVDADLVVDALFAPVYHRLVWGHAPLDAGLAQQVCDLVWPGIAASRTAT, encoded by the coding sequence GTGGCGGTCCTCGATGCCGCGGCCGACCTCGCACTCGGCACGGCGTGCGTCCCCACCATCGACGCGGTCGCCTCCCGTGCAGGCGTGTCGCGCACCACGATCTACAAGTGGTGGCCGTCTTCGGCCGCGGTGCTCGCGGAGGCGCTGCTCGAGCGCTTCCACGAGTCCATCGAGTTCGATGACGGACTGGCCGTCCGCGACGCGCTGACCCTGCAGGTCGACGCACTGGTCCGGTTGTTGCGGGACACGCCCGCCGGGGCGCTGCTGCGCCAGCTCCTCGCCGCCGCAGCGAGCGACGAGCGCCTGGGCCGCGCGCTGCTCGCCCAGTGGATGGATCCGCGCCGAGAGAGTGCCGTCCACCACGTCCGCAGGGGGATCGAACAGGGCGACCTGCGCGCGGACGTCGACGCCGACCTCGTCGTCGACGCGTTGTTCGCCCCCGTCTACCACCGGCTTGTCTGGGGCCACGCGCCGCTCGACGCCGGACTCGCGCAACAGGTCTGCGACCTCGTCTGGCCCGGCATCGCCGCATCCAGGACGGCGACGTAG